The following proteins are encoded in a genomic region of Phycisphaera sp.:
- a CDS encoding DNA topoisomerase VI subunit B, which yields MAARKTTTKTRQTAETMAGKQRDISVSEFFSKNRHLLGFDNPRKALLTTVKEAVDNALDACEEAGILPDIEVLIEELVAPPSASKPGRYAVTITDNGPGIVRKQVENIFGRLLYGSKFHRMKMSRGQQGIGISAAGMYGLMTTGKPMVITTKPGKRKAAHHLELAMDTTKNKPEVTIDVETDDFPPTTSGTGTRVRIEMEARYQRGKTSVEAYLEQTAIANPHAQITFIPPEKAAGGPALEVEETSTELSHTTELADRYIFPRAVEELPPETEEIKPHPYGVELGNFLRMLKSTSEKQLTGFFKNEFSRVPPAIVKDITGKASVKGGKTLTGQTYVSTVDHDAAERLYRALQDSKLRAPPTDCLAPIGVRQMLSGLLKGVKAEFYAASTRDPAVYRGNPFQIEAAIAFGGDLPGDESARVIRFANRVPLLYQQSACSSFKAVVETGWKNYSLSQPRGALPVGPMVIMVHMASVWVPFTSESKEAIADYDEIRKEMRLALQECGRKLGTYLRRRQKMRREGQRRDVFSRYIAEIARSTAALTGEDEGKLLDALLEQAQARTAIADAELDEDGNYVKKEKAPAEDDGVIIVDSDAKPSQVEAKSNGAVEKGRPEDSGRGLFGDDEESVPVRRKKSGKKQRSKAK from the coding sequence TTGGCCGCCAGGAAGACCACGACCAAGACCCGCCAGACCGCCGAGACCATGGCCGGCAAGCAGCGGGACATCTCCGTCAGCGAGTTCTTCTCGAAGAACCGCCACCTGCTGGGCTTCGACAACCCCCGCAAGGCCCTGCTGACCACCGTCAAGGAAGCCGTCGACAACGCCCTGGACGCCTGCGAGGAGGCGGGCATCCTGCCGGACATCGAGGTGCTGATCGAGGAATTGGTTGCCCCGCCCAGCGCGAGCAAGCCGGGGCGGTACGCCGTCACCATCACCGACAACGGGCCGGGCATCGTCCGCAAGCAGGTGGAGAACATCTTCGGGCGGCTCTTGTATGGCAGTAAGTTCCACCGCATGAAGATGAGCCGGGGGCAGCAGGGCATCGGCATCAGCGCGGCGGGCATGTACGGGCTAATGACCACGGGCAAGCCCATGGTCATCACCACCAAGCCCGGCAAACGCAAGGCCGCTCACCACCTCGAACTGGCGATGGACACCACCAAGAACAAGCCCGAGGTGACCATCGACGTCGAGACCGACGACTTCCCCCCCACCACCAGCGGCACGGGCACGCGGGTACGCATCGAGATGGAGGCCCGCTACCAGCGCGGCAAGACCAGCGTCGAGGCGTACCTCGAGCAGACCGCCATCGCCAACCCGCACGCGCAGATCACGTTCATCCCGCCCGAGAAGGCGGCGGGCGGTCCGGCATTAGAAGTCGAGGAAACCTCCACCGAGCTGAGCCACACGACCGAACTGGCCGACCGGTACATCTTCCCGCGGGCCGTCGAGGAACTGCCGCCCGAGACCGAGGAGATCAAGCCGCACCCCTATGGCGTTGAGCTGGGCAACTTCCTGCGGATGCTCAAGAGCACCAGCGAGAAGCAGCTCACCGGATTCTTCAAGAACGAGTTCAGCCGCGTGCCGCCGGCGATCGTCAAGGACATCACGGGCAAGGCGTCGGTGAAGGGCGGCAAGACCCTCACGGGGCAGACGTACGTCAGCACCGTCGACCACGATGCGGCCGAGCGGTTGTACCGGGCGCTCCAGGACAGCAAGCTGCGGGCCCCGCCGACGGACTGCCTGGCACCCATCGGCGTGCGGCAGATGCTCAGCGGGCTGCTCAAGGGCGTGAAGGCCGAGTTCTACGCCGCCAGCACGCGGGACCCGGCGGTGTATCGAGGCAACCCGTTCCAGATCGAGGCGGCCATCGCGTTCGGCGGAGACCTGCCGGGCGACGAGTCGGCCCGGGTCATCCGCTTTGCCAACCGCGTGCCGTTGCTGTACCAGCAATCTGCGTGCTCGTCGTTCAAGGCCGTGGTCGAGACGGGCTGGAAGAACTACAGCCTCAGCCAGCCGCGTGGGGCGCTTCCGGTGGGGCCGATGGTGATCATGGTTCACATGGCCAGCGTGTGGGTGCCCTTCACCAGCGAGAGCAAAGAAGCGATCGCCGACTACGACGAGATCCGCAAGGAGATGCGGCTGGCGCTCCAGGAGTGTGGGCGGAAGCTGGGGACGTACCTGCGCCGCCGCCAGAAGATGCGACGCGAGGGCCAGCGACGCGACGTGTTCAGCCGCTACATCGCGGAGATCGCGCGCTCGACGGCGGCGCTCACGGGCGAGGACGAGGGCAAATTGCTCGACGCATTGCTCGAGCAGGCCCAGGCCCGGACCGCCATCGCCGACGCGGAACTCGACGAAGACGGCAACTACGTCAAGAAGGAGAAGGCACCGGCCGAGGATGATGGGGTGATCATCGTCGACAGCGACGCGAAGCCGTCGCAGGTGGAGGCGAAGTCGAACGGGGCCGTCGAGAAGGGGCGGCCGGAGGACTCGGGGCGTGGGTTGTTTGGGGATGACGAGGAGAGCGTGCCGGTGCGGCGGAAGAAGAGTGGCAAGAAACAACGGAGCAAGGCAAAGTGA
- a CDS encoding FG-GAP repeat protein has product MNMNRRALYVLGVVGVLPACPTLAQSLCGSEDAKVTPASVVTDDNFGASFDAAAAGFGVAGAINAGADGAGRAYIYAINPTVPQLQFELAPDDGASGDRFGASVAADNAWALVGAPFQGEAGPAAGAAYLYLRSTGAQVDKLLASDGRGLDLFGGSLDIDFDRAVVCASDKSSSTGAVYVFEIVGLDAVERFKLTASDAAAVDRFGSAVSIDGGGVTAGEVGYALIGAIGNDDFGASSGSAYLFNIETGEETAKLLPDDPAAGSQFGLEVALLIEGDVALAAVSADTNNPDGTNGSVYLFDVSDRSNPVQLSKVTANDTLGVGDFGISVSLTSDTLLVGALSGETTLAGTAYSFDISDPANPVQSSIIRPGDAIPFARFGTATTLYQSPSELRVFVGAPTADSGDPAPGTVTTGALYALTVSGCRPDFDGDCLLTIFDFLAFQNLFDAGDLSADFDGDGDLTIFDFLAFQNAFDAGCS; this is encoded by the coding sequence ATGAACATGAATCGGAGAGCTTTGTACGTGCTGGGCGTCGTCGGCGTGCTGCCCGCCTGCCCCACCCTGGCCCAGTCCCTGTGCGGCAGCGAGGACGCCAAGGTCACCCCGGCCTCGGTCGTAACCGACGATAACTTCGGGGCATCGTTCGATGCCGCGGCCGCCGGCTTCGGCGTGGCCGGGGCGATCAATGCCGGTGCCGATGGCGCGGGCCGGGCGTACATCTACGCGATCAACCCGACGGTTCCCCAATTGCAGTTCGAGCTCGCCCCCGATGACGGCGCCAGCGGCGACCGATTCGGGGCGTCCGTGGCCGCCGATAATGCCTGGGCCCTCGTGGGCGCACCATTTCAGGGCGAGGCCGGCCCGGCGGCGGGTGCGGCCTACCTCTACCTGCGGTCGACCGGTGCCCAGGTCGACAAGCTCCTGGCCAGCGACGGCCGTGGGCTCGACCTCTTTGGTGGGTCCCTGGACATCGACTTCGATCGTGCGGTCGTGTGCGCCTCGGACAAGAGCAGTTCGACCGGTGCGGTCTATGTCTTCGAGATCGTCGGCCTCGACGCCGTCGAGCGGTTCAAGCTCACCGCTTCGGATGCGGCGGCCGTCGACCGATTCGGCAGCGCGGTCTCGATCGACGGCGGCGGTGTCACGGCCGGCGAGGTGGGCTACGCGCTCATCGGCGCCATCGGCAACGACGATTTCGGTGCCAGCTCGGGATCGGCCTACCTGTTCAACATTGAAACGGGCGAGGAAACAGCCAAATTGCTGCCCGATGACCCGGCCGCCGGCAGCCAGTTCGGGCTCGAAGTGGCGTTGCTCATCGAGGGCGACGTGGCGCTGGCCGCAGTGTCTGCCGACACGAACAACCCCGATGGGACCAACGGCTCGGTCTACCTCTTCGACGTAAGCGACCGGTCCAACCCGGTGCAACTCTCCAAGGTCACCGCCAACGACACGCTCGGCGTTGGAGACTTCGGCATCTCGGTCTCGTTGACGAGCGACACGCTGCTCGTCGGGGCCCTCTCGGGCGAGACCACCCTCGCTGGCACGGCCTACAGCTTCGACATCAGCGATCCCGCCAACCCGGTGCAGTCCTCGATCATCCGCCCCGGCGACGCGATCCCCTTCGCACGGTTCGGCACAGCGACGACGTTGTACCAGAGCCCGAGCGAGCTGCGCGTCTTCGTCGGCGCGCCAACCGCCGATAGCGGCGACCCGGCCCCCGGCACAGTAACGACCGGGGCCCTCTACGCCCTGACCGTCAGCGGGTGCCGTCCCGACTTCGACGGCGACTGCCTGCTGACGATCTTCGACTTCCTCGCCTTCCAAAACCTCTTCGACGCCGGCGATTTGTCCGCCGACTTCGATGGCGATGGGGATCTCACGATCTTCGATTTCCTGGCCTTCCAGAACGCGTTTGACGCCGGCTGTAGCTGA
- a CDS encoding NAD-dependent epimerase/dehydratase family protein — protein sequence MSTNTAMRLSPAAADPVAELDTATGQGTPRRQAILLTGAGGEVGHGLIHRLSEVGGTPVVATDLRPINDDLANHCHAVFTGDIRDPFSLAPILARYEITEVYHLAALLSSTGENNPELAHEVNTQGTMNLLRLLTGQVNATGRPVKFIYPSSIAVYGLPSEAEKRRAGAVAEDEYLNPITMYGVNKLCCEHLGRYYAEHYRMLSRGDAPAPIDFRCLRYPGLISPHTAPSGGTSDYGPLMLHAAAKGEEAVCFVDESAQLPFMLMADAVEATLAIARAESVSQRVYNVASFAPTAGEIASAIAKHFPGFKPRYEINPDRAAIVSSWPGDVDRSAASEDLGIVPYREFSDVLANDLLPAVRSMYA from the coding sequence GTGAGCACGAATACCGCCATGCGTTTGTCTCCAGCGGCCGCCGATCCGGTTGCGGAACTCGATACCGCCACCGGCCAGGGCACCCCACGGCGTCAGGCCATCCTACTGACGGGGGCAGGCGGTGAGGTTGGCCACGGGCTCATCCACCGGTTGAGCGAGGTCGGCGGCACGCCCGTTGTTGCGACCGACCTGCGACCCATCAACGACGACCTGGCCAACCACTGCCACGCCGTCTTCACGGGTGACATCCGGGATCCCTTCTCCCTGGCACCCATCCTGGCCCGCTACGAGATCACCGAGGTCTACCACTTGGCCGCCCTGCTCAGCTCGACGGGCGAGAACAACCCCGAGCTGGCCCACGAGGTGAATACGCAGGGCACGATGAACCTGTTGCGCTTGCTGACCGGGCAGGTCAACGCCACCGGCCGGCCTGTGAAGTTCATCTACCCAAGCTCGATCGCCGTCTACGGCCTGCCCAGCGAGGCCGAGAAACGCCGTGCGGGAGCGGTGGCCGAGGACGAGTACCTCAACCCCATCACCATGTACGGCGTGAACAAGCTGTGCTGCGAGCACCTGGGCCGGTACTACGCCGAGCACTACCGCATGCTCTCGCGCGGCGACGCGCCCGCCCCAATCGACTTCCGGTGCCTGAGGTACCCGGGGCTCATCAGCCCCCATACCGCCCCCAGCGGCGGCACCAGCGATTACGGCCCGCTCATGCTCCACGCGGCGGCGAAGGGTGAAGAGGCGGTCTGCTTCGTCGACGAGAGCGCCCAACTCCCGTTCATGCTCATGGCCGACGCCGTCGAGGCCACGCTGGCGATCGCCCGGGCCGAGAGTGTGTCGCAGCGTGTGTACAACGTGGCGAGCTTCGCGCCCACCGCCGGCGAGATCGCCAGCGCGATCGCAAAGCACTTCCCCGGCTTCAAGCCACGCTACGAGATCAACCCGGATCGCGCGGCCATCGTCTCGAGCTGGCCGGGCGATGTCGATCGATCTGCAGCTTCCGAGGATCTCGGGATCGTCCCATACCGTGAGTTCTCGGACGTTTTGGCCAATGACCTGCTGCCAGCCG